In one window of Archocentrus centrarchus isolate MPI-CPG fArcCen1 chromosome 11, fArcCen1, whole genome shotgun sequence DNA:
- the zbtb8b gene encoding zinc finger and BTB domain-containing protein 8B — translation MEVPCYLSKLLFELNEQRKRDFFCDCSILVEGRVFKAHRNVLFAGSGYFRALLVHYLQDSGQRYSTASLDIVTADAFSIILDFLYSGRLALNRSNVIEVMSAASYLQMTDLVNFCKEYIRSSLEICSKEKERNAEKEHQTVDGGMGPADSGTPAATTSSGAGVAEPHSQVSEADRGSGLGPESVTSGRTPLSIVVNTPPGSSRDMDSSYPSREEFASGSEGQKGHIDQTNLSSSSSSALTPELVNPKIEYDPDEELMGSPDTKVMESYPGPALHNTHHSRLLPPSPSQCNERSSLGYSPSFNARLMDVLARGEGPTPLGDRVGQRFTQGLGSSTGGSRMDEGLGFVGSSIMEIQSDWLGEDAGDTLVVPVKLHKCPFCPYTAKQKGIMKRHIRCHTGERPFPCPMCGKRFTRQEHLRSHALSVHRHYWPVSCKSCRRTFTGPRVSPGLRRFGTCDSCNCVTTTHDETAPVHPSSQSESVERADGGADWSSFIDDVDEVEVGRVEDLVEKQMLERQLSVCTDVVHTL, via the exons ATGGAAGTGCCTTGCTACCTGTCCAAACTGCTGTTTGAGCTCAATGAGCAACGGAAGCGTGACTTCTTCTGTGACTGTAGTATCCTTGTCGAAGGTCGCGTCTTCAAGGCCCATCGCAATGTCTTGTTTGCTGGAAGTGGTTATTTTCGAGCTCTTCTGGTTCACTATCTGCAG GACAGCGGACAGCGCTACAGCACAGCCTCGTTGGACATTGTGACAGCTGACGCCTTCTCTATTATTCTAGACTTCCTCTACTCTGGCCGCTTGGCCCTGAACAGAAGCAATGTCATCGAGGTGATGTCAGCAGCCAGCTACCTGCAGATGACTGATCTGGTGAACTTCTGCAAAGAGTACATTCGCTCGTCTTTGGAAATCTGCAgcaaagagaaggagaggaatGCAGAGAAAGAACACCAGACAGTGGATGGAGGAATGGGTCCTGCAGACAGTGGCACTCCTGCTGCAACAACCTCCAGTGGTGCTGGAGTTGCAGAGCCTCATTCGCAGGTCTCAGAGGCAGATAGAGGATCAGGTTTAGGTCCAGAGTCTGTGACCTCAGGTAGAACACCTCTGTCAATTGTTGTCAACACCCCTCCAGGCTCCAGCAGGGATATGGACAGCTCCTACCCTTCTCGGGAGGAGTTTGCATCAGGAAGCGAAGGGCAGAAGGGACATATTGATCAGACTAATctctcatcctcctcatcctctgctCTGACTCCAGAGTTGGTGAACCCTAAGATAGAGTACGACCCTGATGAAGAGCTTATGGGGTCTCCTGACACCAAAGTCATGGAATCCTATCCTGGGCCTGCTCTGCATAATACTCACCACAGTAGGCTGCTTCCTCCAAGTCCCTCTCAATGTAACGAACGCTCCTCTTTGGGATACAGCCCTTCTTTTAATGCCAGGCTGATGGATGTGCTGGCCAGAGGTGAAGGCCCTACTCCTCTGGGGGACAGAGTAGGGCAGCGCTTTACCCAAGGACTAGGTAGCAGCACTGGTGGAAGCCGAATGGATGAAGGTCTAGGGTTTGTGGGTTCATCAATTATGGAAATCCAGTCTGATTGGCTTGGAGAGGATGCAG GTGATACCTTAGTAGTGCCAGTGAAACTCCACAAGTGCCCCTTCTGCCCATACACAGCCAAGCAGAAGGGGATCATGAAGAGACACATCCGTTGCCACACGGGAGAGAGACCCTTCCCCTGTCCCATGTGTGGCAAGAGGTTCACACGACAGGAGCACCTTCGCAGCCACGCCCTTAGT GTCCACAGACACTACTGGCCAGTGTCATGCAAGAGCTGCAGACGAACCTTCACTGGTCCTAGGGTTTCGCCAGGGCTCAGACGCTTCGGCACCTGCGACAGCTGCAACTGCGTGACCACCACTCACGATGAAACGGCACCTGTTCACCCTTCCAGCCAATCGGAGTCTGTGGAACGTGCAGACGGGGGTGCGGATTGGTCCAGTTTTATAGACGATGTGGATGAGGTAGAAGTCGGCAGAGTGGAAGACTTGGTAGAGAAACAGATGCTTGAAAGacagctgtctgtctgcactgaTGTAGTTCACACACTGTGA
- the heyl gene encoding hairy/enhancer-of-split related with YRPW motif-like protein codes for MKRPHDYSSPDSDTDEFIDVGQEDSYCPVTGSMSPGSASQILARKKRRGIIEKRRRDRINHSLSELRRLVPSAFEKQGSSKLEKAEILQMTVDHLKLLHAMGGKGYFDARALAVDYRTLGFRECVGEVVRYLSSLEGDSPDPIGARLVSHLSHCASELDPLLLQSPPASALPFPPWPWASFPQISPNSPASSSPPFPSGRRDLALLGNYPSHTSLRLAPLAGCQQGAPQLLAPTALATVHRVPSLAASPALAPSRAPQPSPHSSTRASPLPLPTPSSSSPSTSSSSTSSSSAPPQVSFRPFAPMGSPTVQRRSLSGSAKAAQGWGTEIGAF; via the exons ATGAAGAGACCTCATGATTACAGCTCCCCGGACTCTGACACAGACGAGTTCATTGATGTGGGGCAAGAAGACAGTTACTG CCCAGTCACCGGGTCCATGTCTCCAGGCAGCGCTTCTCAGATTCTGGCccgaaagaagagaagagga atcATAGAGAAGCGGCGCAGAGACCGGATCAACCACAGCTTGTCAGAGCTTCGTAGACTGGTGCCCAGTGCTTTTGAAAAACAG GGTTCATCAAAGTTAGAGAAAGCAGAGATTCTGCAGATGACTGTGGACCACCTCAAACTGCTGCATGCCATGGGAGGTAAAG GATACTTTGATGCGAGGGCTCTGGCAGTTGACTACAGGACCCTGGGCTTCAGGGAGTGCGTTGGAGAGGTGGTACGGTACCTCAGCTCACTCGAGGGGGACTCCCCAGACCCTATAGGAGCTCGTCTGGTCTCCCACCTCTCCCACTGTGCAAGTGAGCTAGACCCTCTTCTCCTGCAGTCACCTCCAGCTTCCGCCCTGCCCTTCCCTCCTTGGCCATGGGCATCCTTCCCTCAAATCTCCCCTAACTCACCAgcctcctcctcacctccttTCCCCAGCGGGCGGAGGGATCTGGCCCTGCTAGGGAACTACCCATCACACACCTCTCTACGCCTCGCCCCCCTGGCTGGGTGCCAGCAGGGTGCACCACAGCTCCTTGCACCCACAGCTCTTGCCACCGTCCACAGGGTGCCCTCCCTTGCAGCGTCTCCAGCCCTAGCCCCCTCCAGAGCGCCACAGCCATCTCCTCACAGCTCTACCAGGGCCTCACCTCTACCTCTCCCAaccccttcctcttcctctccttctacctcctcctcttccacttCATCATCTTCTGCCCCTCCACAAGTCTCTTTTAGGCCCTTTGCACCTATGGGGTCTCCCACAGTCCAGCGCAGGAGCTTGAGTGGATCAGCCAAGGCAGCCCAAGGATGGGGGACTGAGATCGGTGCTTTTTGA